Proteins encoded within one genomic window of bacterium:
- a CDS encoding AMP-binding protein, with protein sequence MSKRTLPYLLEQSVEKYPDNILLWEKMGSRYEGTTYREARQQVQLFAAGLLSLGIQKGDRIALISEGRNAWVIAELGILYTGAINVPISVKVDELADLKFRISHSGCRMAVVSGSQAHKIKAIKNDLPVLEKVILFDENGTHDPDEITLQNLLQKGKEYLERSPRLFEESWQAVEENDAANICYTSGTTADPKGIILTHRNYTANVEQACSLLPIPEWYTSLLILPWDHSFAHTAGIYTLMKNGASIASVQVGKTAIETLKNIPINIKETRPVFLLSVPSLAQNFRKNIEKGIRQKGPRVEALFNKALKTAYVYNGLGCDRGKGWRAVYKPLVLLYDKLLFKKVRENFGGRLEFFIGGGALLDIELQRFFYAIGIPMFQGYGLSEAAPIISANVPRKHKLGSSGSIVANLEVRIGDEKGADLPRGEKGEIIVRGENVMAGYWKNEKATSEALRDGWLYTGDLGYIDEEGFLYVLGRFKSLLISNDGEKYSPEGIEEAICSTSKLIDQIMLYNNQSPYTVALVAPNKEALLRQLRSKNLSPQSDMGQREALKAIEAEIARYREGGEYAGMFPGKWLPAAIAVLGEGFTEQNHLLNSTLKMVRGKIVETYRPRLEYLFTAEAKDICNKQNLTIISRLEE encoded by the coding sequence GTGTCTAAAAGGACTCTGCCGTATCTCTTGGAACAGAGCGTGGAAAAGTACCCGGATAATATCCTGCTCTGGGAAAAAATGGGAAGCCGCTATGAGGGCACCACCTACCGTGAGGCCCGCCAGCAGGTCCAGCTTTTCGCGGCGGGATTGCTGAGTCTCGGCATCCAGAAGGGCGACCGCATCGCCCTGATCTCGGAAGGCCGTAACGCATGGGTCATCGCTGAACTCGGTATCCTCTACACCGGGGCGATCAATGTGCCCATCTCGGTTAAAGTGGACGAACTCGCGGATCTTAAATTCCGCATCAGCCATTCTGGATGCCGCATGGCTGTGGTGTCGGGAAGCCAGGCCCACAAGATCAAGGCTATCAAAAACGATCTTCCCGTACTGGAAAAGGTGATCCTCTTCGATGAGAACGGCACCCATGACCCGGATGAAATTACATTACAAAATCTGCTGCAAAAAGGCAAGGAATATCTCGAACGCAGCCCCCGACTCTTCGAAGAGAGCTGGCAGGCGGTTGAGGAAAACGATGCCGCCAACATCTGCTACACTTCCGGCACCACCGCCGATCCCAAAGGCATCATCCTCACCCACCGTAACTACACCGCCAACGTCGAACAGGCCTGCTCACTGCTGCCCATCCCCGAATGGTACACCTCCTTGCTCATTCTGCCCTGGGATCACAGCTTTGCCCATACCGCCGGCATCTATACCCTGATGAAAAACGGCGCCAGCATAGCTTCAGTCCAGGTGGGCAAGACGGCCATCGAGACCCTGAAGAATATCCCGATCAACATCAAGGAAACCCGGCCGGTCTTCCTTCTGAGTGTGCCCTCGCTAGCGCAAAATTTCCGCAAGAACATCGAGAAAGGCATCCGCCAGAAAGGCCCCAGGGTCGAGGCCCTCTTCAACAAAGCCCTCAAGACCGCCTATGTTTACAACGGCCTCGGCTGCGACCGCGGCAAGGGCTGGCGCGCCGTTTACAAACCCCTGGTGCTCTTGTATGACAAGCTCCTCTTCAAAAAGGTGCGCGAAAACTTTGGCGGGCGGCTCGAGTTCTTCATTGGCGGCGGCGCCCTTCTCGACATCGAACTGCAACGGTTCTTCTATGCCATCGGCATCCCGATGTTCCAGGGCTATGGACTGAGTGAGGCCGCGCCAATCATCTCGGCCAACGTGCCTCGTAAACACAAACTGGGTTCATCGGGTTCGATTGTCGCCAACCTGGAGGTCCGTATCGGTGACGAAAAAGGGGCGGACCTGCCCCGGGGCGAAAAGGGCGAGATCATTGTGCGCGGGGAAAATGTGATGGCGGGCTACTGGAAGAATGAAAAGGCGACCAGCGAGGCGCTACGCGACGGCTGGCTCTACACAGGCGACCTGGGTTACATTGATGAGGAGGGTTTTCTTTACGTGCTCGGGCGTTTTAAAAGCCTGCTGATCTCCAACGACGGCGAAAAATACAGCCCGGAGGGGATCGAGGAGGCGATCTGCTCGACCTCCAAGCTGATCGACCAGATCATGCTTTACAATAACCAGTCCCCTTATACGGTCGCTTTGGTGGCGCCGAACAAGGAGGCCCTGCTGCGCCAGCTCCGTTCGAAAAACCTGTCACCCCAGAGCGATATGGGGCAGCGCGAAGCCTTGAAGGCGATTGAAGCGGAAATCGCCCGCTACCGTGAGGGCGGTGAATATGCCGGGATGTTCCCGGGCAAGTGGCTGCCGGCTGCGATCGCGGTGCTCGGAGAGGGCTTTACCGAGCAGAATCATCTGCTCAACAGCACCCTCAAGATGGTACGCGGCAAAATCGTCGAGACCTACCGCCCGCGGCTGGAGTATCTCTTCACCGCGGAGGCAAAGGATATCTGCAACAAACAGAACCTTACGATCATCTCGCGCCTGGAGGAGTAA
- a CDS encoding ATP-binding protein, translating to MSPFSKPLPVEQLRWECDEYVRSFQSTAELESYRTILGQERALRALTLGLEMDYPGYNIFVSGETGTGRRTTVHLMLHDPRFRKPVPEDICYIYNFTLPDQPRVIQLAAGEGVRFRKAMEDCINQLKVAVPAVLESERIRKRRETLLERYALQQAENLQQFEKRAQQDKFTLVQVQVGPFAKPDVLPLIDGQPVPLESLGELVGQGKLDDRQVAVIQQQYIELNKELARLIQLNQKLQREKQTRLAELEHDAVKPVIAEALDEVRTAFAVAPVSEYLDAVLKSLLENLGKFQRKPDGEEGEGTARSDAAVDPFLEYRVNVLVNNEGKAFAPIIFENSPTHGRLFGSIERLMDRNGQWRTDFTHIRAGSLLQANGGFLVLHARDLLLEEGVWSNLKRMLKNGETEINANDPALLFAVTAMKPQPIALRVKVILLGDPYLYQLLYAADDDFRKIFKIKAEFDSEMPNDATNLRRYAEFIKRMCEEQELQPFDATAVAEVAEYGVRLAGRQNKLTTRFTYINDLLREADYFARADKQDIVSHRHVEQALAAADQRLNLIEEKIRENIREGFILIDTDGARVGQVNGLTVLSMGDYHFGMPVRITARSSMGREGIINIEREVAMSGPTHDKGVLIISGYLQGKFSQDRPLSINASLCFEQSYGGIDGDSASSAEIYALLSRLADLPIRQDLAVTGSVNQNGEIQPIGGVNEKIEGFYEICRMRGLTGSQGVIIPKQNVPDLMLKNDLIEAARAGQFVIYAVERIEEGIEILTGMPAGVRDAHGLYPPETIFGRVDARLAAYAEGLRRFRE from the coding sequence ATGAGTCCCTTTTCCAAACCGCTTCCTGTGGAACAGCTCCGATGGGAATGCGATGAATATGTCCGGAGCTTTCAGTCGACGGCCGAACTGGAGAGTTACCGCACAATCCTTGGCCAGGAGCGAGCTCTGCGCGCCCTGACGCTGGGGCTTGAAATGGATTATCCCGGCTACAATATTTTCGTCTCCGGCGAGACCGGGACCGGCCGGCGGACGACGGTGCATCTGATGCTGCATGATCCGCGATTTCGCAAGCCCGTGCCGGAAGATATTTGCTACATTTACAATTTTACGCTGCCCGACCAGCCGAGGGTGATCCAGCTTGCGGCGGGTGAAGGCGTGCGGTTCCGCAAAGCCATGGAGGATTGCATCAACCAGCTCAAGGTTGCCGTGCCGGCGGTCCTGGAGAGCGAGCGGATCCGGAAGAGGCGTGAAACCCTGCTTGAACGATATGCGCTGCAGCAGGCCGAGAATCTGCAGCAGTTCGAGAAACGGGCGCAGCAGGATAAATTCACCCTGGTTCAGGTGCAGGTGGGTCCTTTTGCCAAACCCGATGTTTTACCGCTGATCGACGGGCAGCCGGTCCCCCTGGAGAGCCTGGGCGAATTGGTAGGCCAGGGCAAGCTCGATGATCGCCAGGTCGCCGTGATCCAGCAACAGTACATTGAGCTGAACAAAGAGCTCGCCCGGCTTATTCAGCTCAACCAAAAATTGCAGCGTGAAAAACAGACCCGATTGGCCGAACTTGAGCACGATGCGGTCAAGCCGGTGATCGCGGAGGCGCTCGATGAGGTGCGGACGGCCTTCGCCGTCGCACCGGTGAGCGAGTATCTCGATGCAGTGCTCAAGAGCCTCCTGGAAAACCTTGGCAAATTCCAGCGCAAGCCCGATGGCGAGGAAGGGGAAGGGACTGCCCGCTCAGATGCCGCGGTGGACCCCTTCCTTGAGTACCGCGTCAACGTCCTAGTGAATAACGAGGGCAAGGCTTTTGCACCGATCATTTTTGAGAACTCGCCCACCCATGGCAGGCTCTTTGGCAGCATCGAACGCCTGATGGATCGCAATGGACAGTGGCGCACCGATTTCACCCATATCCGGGCCGGCTCGCTGCTCCAGGCCAACGGCGGCTTTCTCGTGTTGCACGCGCGGGACCTCTTGCTCGAGGAGGGCGTCTGGTCGAATCTCAAACGTATGCTCAAGAACGGCGAGACCGAGATCAATGCCAATGATCCGGCGCTCCTCTTTGCCGTCACGGCGATGAAACCGCAGCCGATCGCCCTCCGCGTCAAGGTGATCCTGCTGGGCGACCCCTATCTCTATCAGCTGCTCTATGCGGCGGACGATGATTTCCGCAAGATCTTCAAGATCAAGGCCGAATTCGATTCGGAGATGCCCAACGACGCCACCAATCTACGCCGTTATGCCGAATTCATCAAGCGGATGTGCGAGGAGCAGGAGTTGCAGCCCTTTGATGCCACGGCGGTGGCCGAGGTGGCCGAATACGGGGTGCGCCTGGCCGGCCGGCAGAACAAACTGACCACCCGCTTCACCTATATCAACGATTTGCTGCGCGAGGCTGATTATTTTGCCCGGGCGGACAAGCAGGATATCGTCTCCCACCGCCATGTCGAGCAAGCCCTTGCTGCGGCGGATCAACGGCTGAATCTCATCGAGGAAAAGATCCGCGAGAACATCCGGGAGGGGTTTATCCTGATCGACACCGATGGGGCCCGGGTGGGCCAGGTGAACGGCCTGACCGTCCTGAGCATGGGGGATTATCATTTTGGCATGCCGGTACGGATCACGGCGCGGAGTTCGATGGGGCGGGAGGGGATTATCAATATCGAGCGCGAGGTGGCCATGAGCGGCCCGACCCACGACAAAGGGGTGCTGATCATCTCCGGCTACCTCCAGGGCAAGTTCAGCCAGGACCGGCCGCTCTCGATCAATGCCTCTCTCTGCTTCGAGCAGTCTTACGGCGGCATCGACGGGGACAGCGCCTCTTCCGCCGAGATCTACGCCCTGCTCTCGCGGCTGGCCGACCTGCCCATCCGCCAGGACCTCGCGGTCACCGGCTCGGTCAACCAGAATGGCGAGATTCAGCCGATCGGCGGGGTCAACGAGAAGATCGAGGGATTTTACGAGATCTGCCGGATGCGCGGCCTGACCGGAAGCCAGGGGGTGATCATCCCCAAACAAAATGTGCCGGACCTGATGCTGAAGAATGATCTCATCGAAGCAGCGCGCGCCGGCCAGTTTGTGATCTATGCGGTGGAGCGGATCGAAGAGGGGATCGAGATCCTGACCGGCATGCCCGCCGGCGTGCGCGACGCCCACGGCCTCTATCCCCCAGAAACTATCTTCGGGCGGGTGGACGCCCGGCTTGCCGCTTATGCCGAGGGACTACGGCGGTTCCGGGAGTGA
- a CDS encoding TIM barrel protein — protein sequence MKCGLSTSWLSSRILDGHALLDALGAAGLTGLEIDYRVSRATLEQMLPRLRRGEFTVYSVHNYCPTPPGYEGHPNVAALFNPASLDEQERKQAVEFGLKSLQTAAELGAALAVFHLGVIPMDFKMAELFTLHDAAGEDSGDFQSRIAELQAERDSRITPYLSPLLRTVEALHREAVRLGILIGVENRYRLSQIPIGAEFDILFREFAGGQLRYWHDVGHAEIFARLGLLDHERDFLERFKGQLAGMHLHDIRGFKDHLAPGMGTFDFKRLVPYLDEESLRIIEAHQPVTLEELLQGVGVLQQAGVM from the coding sequence ATGAAATGCGGTCTTTCTACCTCCTGGCTCTCTTCGCGGATCCTCGACGGCCATGCACTGCTCGACGCCCTCGGTGCTGCAGGACTCACAGGGCTGGAAATTGATTATCGCGTCAGCCGCGCAACACTGGAGCAAATGCTGCCGCGGCTGCGCCGGGGTGAATTCACCGTCTACAGCGTCCATAATTACTGCCCGACGCCACCCGGCTATGAGGGACATCCCAATGTCGCCGCATTGTTCAATCCCGCCTCGTTGGACGAGCAGGAGCGCAAGCAGGCGGTGGAATTCGGGCTGAAATCATTGCAAACTGCCGCCGAGCTGGGGGCTGCTCTTGCCGTCTTTCATCTCGGTGTAATACCTATGGACTTCAAGATGGCGGAACTTTTCACCTTGCATGATGCCGCCGGCGAGGATTCCGGGGATTTCCAAAGCCGGATCGCGGAATTGCAAGCCGAGCGGGACTCCAGAATCACCCCCTATCTCTCGCCCCTGCTGCGCACGGTCGAAGCCCTGCACCGTGAGGCGGTCCGGCTCGGCATTTTAATCGGCGTCGAGAACCGGTACCGCCTCTCCCAGATCCCCATCGGCGCTGAATTTGATATCCTGTTCCGTGAGTTTGCCGGTGGGCAGCTGCGTTATTGGCATGACGTTGGCCATGCCGAGATATTTGCCCGGCTGGGGTTGCTGGATCACGAACGTGATTTTCTCGAGCGGTTCAAGGGCCAGCTGGCGGGCATGCACCTCCATGACATTCGCGGTTTCAAGGATCATCTGGCCCCGGGCATGGGGACCTTTGATTTTAAGCGCCTGGTGCCGTACCTGGATGAAGAAAGTCTGCGGATCATCGAGGCGCATCAACCGGTCACGCTCGAGGAGCTGCTCCAGGGTGTCGGGGTGTTGCAGCAGGCGGGGGTGATGTGA
- the folP gene encoding dihydropteroate synthase: MASYLWRCRGRRIELGRRTLIMGILNITPDSFSDGGRYFSGAAALAGARELVAAGADILDVGGESTRPGSVPVSVEEEMERILPVLTTLRRNLDIPLSVDTYKAAVAEAALAAGADIINDISGLTFDAGMAALVARSGAGLVLMHIQGTPRDMQLNPWYEDVIAEVSRFLKHQLAMAEAAGVGRDQIVLDPGIGFGKRLEDNLILLRDLGCFESLGLPLLVGPSRKSFIGRILDLPVSERVEGTAAAVTAAILNGARLVRVHDVRPMARVVRVADAIRCGRLEP, encoded by the coding sequence GTGGCCTCGTACCTGTGGCGCTGCCGCGGCCGCCGGATCGAGCTGGGCCGGCGCACCCTGATCATGGGCATTCTCAATATTACGCCCGACTCGTTCTCCGATGGCGGGCGTTATTTTTCCGGCGCCGCCGCCCTGGCGGGGGCCAGGGAGCTGGTCGCAGCCGGCGCTGATATCCTCGACGTGGGCGGCGAATCCACGCGGCCGGGCTCGGTCCCGGTCAGCGTGGAGGAAGAGATGGAACGCATCCTCCCGGTCCTGACTACCTTGCGCCGTAATCTGGACATCCCTCTCTCCGTCGATACCTACAAAGCAGCAGTCGCCGAAGCCGCCCTGGCGGCGGGGGCGGACATCATCAATGATATCAGCGGGTTGACCTTCGACGCCGGGATGGCCGCTCTGGTCGCCCGCAGCGGCGCCGGACTGGTCCTGATGCATATCCAGGGCACGCCCCGCGACATGCAGCTGAATCCCTGGTATGAGGATGTGATTGCGGAGGTCAGCCGGTTTCTCAAGCACCAGCTCGCGATGGCTGAGGCGGCCGGGGTGGGGCGCGATCAGATCGTCCTCGACCCTGGCATCGGCTTCGGCAAGCGTCTTGAAGATAATCTGATCCTTCTGCGTGATCTGGGCTGCTTCGAGTCGCTGGGTCTGCCACTGCTGGTCGGGCCTTCGCGTAAATCCTTCATCGGCCGGATCCTCGATCTGCCGGTCAGCGAACGGGTGGAAGGCACCGCCGCCGCGGTGACGGCCGCCATCCTCAACGGCGCCCGGCTGGTTCGCGTCCATGATGTCCGGCCGATGGCCCGGGTGGTGCGCGTTGCGGATGCCATCCGCTGTGGTCGCCTCGAGCCCTGA
- the cdaA gene encoding diadenylate cyclase CdaA, with translation MPLTLFKIGFIPVTVMDIADILIMSFVLYRSYAFIRGTRAAQMLAGLIIILLFSILTPLLQMRGISWIFQNLRTVWLVAFVILFQPELRRILLSVGQSRVIRYFVKVSGSKVIDEVVDATEQLQQRGYGALIVMGRETGMKMVTETGVSIQAEVSAALLVSIFNPRSPLHDGAVIIINDVIDTARCILPLSENTDPQLNLGTRHRAAVGLSEDSDAVVIVVSEETGRISVAVEGTLKYDLSLDNLRLFLYQTFNQTLPKGERSVA, from the coding sequence ATGCCCCTGACCCTCTTCAAAATCGGTTTCATCCCGGTCACGGTGATGGATATCGCCGACATCCTCATCATGTCTTTTGTCCTTTACCGCAGTTATGCCTTCATCCGCGGCACGCGCGCAGCCCAGATGCTCGCGGGCCTGATCATCATCCTCCTCTTCTCGATCCTCACCCCGCTCCTGCAAATGCGTGGCATCAGCTGGATCTTCCAGAATTTGCGCACCGTCTGGCTGGTGGCTTTCGTCATCCTGTTTCAGCCGGAATTGCGCCGCATCCTGCTCTCGGTGGGTCAAAGCCGGGTGATTCGCTATTTTGTCAAGGTGAGCGGCAGCAAGGTGATCGATGAGGTTGTGGATGCAACCGAGCAGCTGCAGCAGCGCGGCTATGGGGCATTGATTGTGATGGGGCGCGAGACCGGCATGAAGATGGTCACCGAGACCGGAGTGAGCATCCAGGCGGAGGTTTCGGCCGCGCTGCTCGTCTCCATTTTCAATCCGCGGTCGCCCCTGCACGATGGGGCGGTGATCATCATCAATGATGTCATCGACACCGCCCGATGCATCCTCCCCCTGAGCGAGAACACCGATCCGCAGCTCAACCTCGGCACGCGGCATCGCGCTGCAGTCGGTCTTTCCGAGGACAGCGATGCGGTCGTCATAGTCGTCTCCGAGGAGACCGGTCGGATCTCGGTGGCCGTGGAAGGGACCTTGAAGTATGACCTCTCGCTGGATAATCTGCGTCTTTTTCTCTATCAGACCTTCAATCAGACCCTGCCCAAGGGGGAGAGGAGCGTGGCGTGA
- a CDS encoding peptidase C45 yields the protein MNDVRLRKGLFILLLWAVSALAQEECTVAVISGAVTADGRPLLWKNRDSSTRENSAHFFHGPRYDFIGVINSGDTTQVWMGMNTAGFALMNSESMDQDGDSADAEGYFMKQALGCCARVEELDALLRQTALAGRGTRANFGCIDAFGGAAFFETGNFRHTRFTPQDSGLVPAGLLVRANFSMTGKGDEAYGCWRYHRARSLLAGRLTAGKIDLPFLLSRVVRDLTSDELDPYPLPFKGATEGAPQGFIPTQSTINRYRTVACALFQGVKAGEDPALATMWLLLGEPVAAVALPLWPASGQVPDCFDGSGGSRLNQDFTRIRARLYPEKALASYLDTDRLAGGRRPWVKLRSELEAEVLGSVAAAMKDWRRKRPQGEALAELQEKLVRRVQRAL from the coding sequence GTGAACGATGTCCGGTTGCGAAAAGGTCTTTTCATCCTCTTGCTGTGGGCGGTGTCAGCCCTGGCGCAGGAGGAGTGCACCGTGGCGGTGATCAGCGGCGCGGTGACGGCCGACGGCCGCCCGCTCCTCTGGAAGAACCGCGACAGCAGCACCCGCGAGAATTCGGCGCACTTTTTTCATGGACCCCGCTATGACTTTATCGGCGTGATCAACAGTGGCGATACCACCCAGGTCTGGATGGGGATGAACACCGCTGGTTTTGCGCTGATGAACTCCGAATCGATGGATCAGGATGGCGACAGCGCCGATGCCGAGGGCTATTTCATGAAGCAGGCTCTTGGCTGCTGTGCGCGCGTCGAGGAGTTGGATGCCCTGCTGCGCCAGACCGCCCTGGCGGGGCGCGGCACCCGCGCCAATTTCGGCTGCATCGATGCCTTCGGCGGAGCGGCCTTTTTTGAAACGGGAAATTTCCGCCACACCCGCTTCACACCGCAGGACTCCGGGCTGGTTCCCGCCGGCCTGCTTGTGCGTGCCAATTTCTCCATGACGGGCAAGGGCGATGAGGCCTATGGCTGTTGGCGCTATCATCGCGCCCGCAGCCTCTTGGCGGGACGCCTCACCGCCGGCAAGATCGATCTGCCCTTCCTGCTCAGTCGCGTGGTGCGCGATCTCACCAGCGATGAGCTTGATCCCTATCCTCTGCCTTTCAAAGGCGCCACGGAGGGCGCGCCGCAAGGCTTCATCCCCACCCAGAGTACCATCAACCGTTACCGCACGGTCGCGTGCGCTCTTTTTCAAGGGGTCAAAGCAGGTGAGGATCCGGCGCTGGCGACGATGTGGCTGCTGCTCGGAGAACCGGTAGCCGCAGTCGCCCTGCCGCTGTGGCCGGCGAGCGGCCAGGTTCCCGATTGCTTCGATGGATCGGGCGGTTCGCGGCTGAATCAGGACTTTACACGCATCCGCGCCCGGCTCTATCCCGAGAAAGCCCTGGCGTCCTACCTCGACACCGACCGGCTGGCCGGTGGACGCAGGCCCTGGGTGAAGCTGCGCAGTGAGCTCGAAGCGGAGGTGTTAGGATCGGTTGCTGCGGCGATGAAGGATTGGCGGCGCAAGCGGCCACAAGGAGAGGCATTGGCCGAACTGCAGGAAAAACTGGTCCGCCGCGTGCAGCGCGCCTTGTGA
- the dnaG gene encoding DNA primase: MAIPQDKIDQVRLASDIADVVSGYVTLKKRGKNYFGLCPFHPEKTASFSVNPDLQIFHCFGCGAGGNVFTFIMRVESLTFPESVRLLAKAAGIVLPEEEEDLSQLQEKEALFYANQLANEFFMANLLREAEAEPARRYLASRGLTPELFSRFGIGYSLNKWDGLLLHARARSVNPELLLKAGLVLQKEGGGIYDRFRGRVTFAIRSLSKQVVAFGARRIIEDSSPKYINSPETPVYQKRFILYGLDLAREAVRQADCVVIVEGYTDLISLHLSGIEEVVATSGTAMTEEHARLLRRYTARAVILYDGDSAGAAASLRGAEILLAHGFDVRICLLPGGQDPDEFVRRNGAEAVRQQLQQGMPLIDFKMKSLEQKGLLRTPTQKAESTRELLASIARVTDVIQKSFLLRDLAEKLNVEEAVLWAEVHKLERRTRLQVRPEERGAQPVMGDRYLESKRGAAELGLLEVALTRPEFLPRILALITADKFLHADVRTVFQACELDALEGVPFDLQRMLALIREPAVAERITRALQLQQKPLHPERYAFDCLNTIRIAELNARIEILRVRMKGGERVEEALLQEYREVVEERKRLEQIEFAFE; the protein is encoded by the coding sequence GTGGCGATCCCCCAGGATAAAATAGATCAAGTGCGATTGGCGAGTGATATCGCCGATGTGGTCTCCGGCTATGTCACGCTGAAAAAGCGCGGCAAGAATTACTTCGGCCTCTGCCCCTTTCATCCGGAAAAGACCGCTTCGTTCAGCGTCAACCCCGACCTGCAGATCTTTCACTGCTTCGGCTGTGGCGCAGGTGGTAATGTCTTCACCTTTATCATGCGCGTGGAAAGCCTCACCTTTCCCGAAAGTGTGCGCCTGCTGGCCAAGGCTGCCGGAATAGTTCTACCCGAGGAGGAAGAGGATCTCAGCCAGCTGCAGGAGAAGGAGGCCCTTTTTTACGCCAACCAGCTGGCGAATGAGTTTTTCATGGCCAACCTGCTCCGCGAAGCGGAGGCCGAGCCGGCGCGTCGCTATCTGGCGTCGCGCGGTCTGACGCCGGAGCTGTTTAGCCGGTTTGGCATCGGCTACAGCCTGAACAAGTGGGATGGGCTGCTGCTGCATGCCCGTGCCAGGTCGGTCAATCCCGAACTGCTGCTTAAAGCCGGATTGGTGCTGCAAAAGGAGGGGGGCGGGATCTATGACCGCTTCCGCGGGCGGGTTACCTTCGCCATCCGTTCGCTCAGCAAGCAGGTGGTGGCCTTCGGGGCGCGCCGGATCATCGAGGATTCCTCGCCCAAATACATCAACTCGCCCGAGACGCCGGTCTATCAGAAACGCTTCATCCTCTATGGCCTCGACCTCGCCCGTGAGGCCGTGCGCCAGGCGGACTGCGTGGTGATCGTCGAGGGCTATACCGATCTGATCAGCCTGCACCTGTCCGGAATCGAGGAGGTGGTTGCTACTTCGGGGACGGCGATGACCGAGGAGCACGCGCGGTTGTTGCGCCGTTATACCGCCCGCGCCGTCATCCTTTATGACGGGGATTCCGCCGGTGCCGCTGCTTCGCTGCGAGGTGCCGAGATCCTTCTGGCCCATGGGTTTGACGTCCGGATTTGCCTCCTGCCCGGGGGCCAGGATCCCGACGAATTTGTGCGCCGGAACGGCGCGGAGGCCGTGCGCCAGCAACTGCAGCAGGGGATGCCGCTCATCGATTTCAAGATGAAGAGCCTGGAGCAGAAAGGATTGCTGCGGACGCCTACCCAGAAGGCGGAATCGACGCGGGAACTGCTTGCCTCGATCGCCCGGGTCACTGATGTCATCCAGAAATCCTTTTTGCTGCGCGACCTGGCTGAGAAGCTGAACGTAGAGGAGGCGGTGCTCTGGGCCGAGGTCCACAAGCTCGAGCGGCGCACGCGCCTCCAGGTCCGGCCGGAGGAGCGCGGCGCCCAGCCGGTCATGGGCGACCGCTATCTTGAAAGCAAGCGCGGTGCAGCCGAACTGGGGTTGCTCGAAGTGGCGCTGACCCGGCCGGAATTCCTGCCGCGGATTCTCGCGCTGATCACCGCCGACAAGTTCCTCCATGCCGATGTTCGCACTGTCTTTCAGGCCTGTGAGCTCGACGCCCTTGAGGGTGTACCCTTCGATCTGCAGCGCATGCTCGCCCTGATCCGCGAGCCGGCCGTGGCGGAGCGCATCACCCGCGCCCTGCAGCTTCAGCAAAAACCGCTGCATCCCGAGCGCTATGCCTTCGATTGTCTCAACACCATCCGTATTGCCGAGCTCAATGCCCGCATCGAAATCCTGCGTGTCCGCATGAAAGGCGGCGAACGGGTGGAGGAGGCGCTCCTGCAGGAGTACCGTGAGGTGGTCGAGGAACGCAAACGGCTGGAACAGATCGAGTTTGCTTTCGAGTAA
- the pdxA gene encoding 4-hydroxythreonine-4-phosphate dehydrogenase PdxA: MKPRIGVTLGDPAGIGPEIVLKALQDPRVQQALQPILFGDRSVIEQARAQTGLALPAVQLVDAGEIRRPVEMGCVDGACGRAAFSYIRIAIDWALKGSIQALVTAPINKASLQQGGVPYIDHTEILAGLTTSLKPMTLFVVDNLRIFFLTKHIPLRRVADALTSSSVVEGLVESDRGLKQLGFQRRRIALAALNPHASDAGLFGDEEALILAPAVAEACRLGLDVCGPIPADSVFHLCREGGYTAVLSLYHDQGHIAAKTLDFHRTVSFTLGLPFLRTTPDHGTAFAIAGKNQANPTSLIEALLAAARYG; the protein is encoded by the coding sequence GTGAAACCGCGGATCGGCGTCACCCTCGGCGATCCGGCCGGTATCGGTCCCGAGATCGTCCTCAAGGCGCTCCAGGATCCGCGTGTGCAGCAGGCGCTGCAGCCGATTCTCTTCGGCGACCGGTCGGTGATCGAGCAGGCCAGGGCGCAGACCGGTCTGGCGTTGCCGGCGGTTCAGCTGGTGGATGCCGGCGAGATCCGGCGGCCCGTCGAAATGGGGTGCGTGGACGGCGCTTGCGGCCGGGCGGCTTTTAGCTACATCCGCATCGCCATTGACTGGGCCCTAAAGGGGTCGATTCAAGCCCTGGTGACCGCCCCGATCAACAAGGCTTCGCTGCAGCAGGGCGGCGTGCCCTACATCGACCATACTGAAATACTGGCGGGGCTAACCACCAGCCTGAAGCCGATGACCTTGTTCGTGGTGGACAATCTGCGTATCTTTTTTCTCACCAAGCACATCCCGCTGCGGCGGGTTGCGGATGCCCTGACATCATCCAGCGTGGTCGAAGGGCTGGTTGAGAGCGATCGCGGCCTGAAGCAGCTCGGTTTCCAGCGGCGGCGGATCGCGCTGGCTGCCCTCAATCCCCATGCGAGCGATGCGGGGCTCTTCGGCGATGAAGAGGCGCTCATCCTGGCGCCCGCGGTGGCGGAGGCGTGCCGCCTCGGGCTCGATGTATGCGGACCGATACCGGCGGATTCGGTCTTTCACCTTTGCCGCGAGGGAGGGTATACGGCCGTGCTCTCACTTTATCACGACCAGGGCCACATTGCCGCCAAGACCCTTGATTTTCACCGTACAGTCTCCTTCACCCTCGGTCTGCCGTTTCTGCGTACCACACCGGATCACGGCACGGCCTTCGCCATCGCGGGCAAGAATCAGGCTAATCCCACCAGCCTGATCGAAGCCTTACTGGCAGCGGCACGATATGGATAA